Proteins encoded together in one Planctomyces sp. SH-PL14 window:
- the pabB gene encoding aminodeoxychorismate synthase component I, producing MTPIVEQLDPSPSVGTALRQMEGRGSPILFDSSLLRPPLGRYSSLSADPVRVYRLDEPTADPFSAIRRDLAAFGTMPSLPDLGGFVGGAAGFLSYEMGRSFERLPVPRLPGAPLPAMHVGLYDWSIVWDHFTGRCWIASTGFPETSETARLARARDRIRQVREWLGAPPLAAPQTVPDGGVEIDGHSLAMPSLPLLKSNFTRPQYLEAVARVVEYIRAGDIFQANLSQQLNHPFGGSPVELYEILRKVNPAPFAGYMAADGWAIASASPERFFEVRGDEVSTRPIKGTRRRWHDRPEADLFRADELRESDKDLSENVMIVDLLRNDLSRVCRPGSIRVPQLCRVETYETVQHLVSEVRGELQSGRDFWDTLSAAFPGGSITGAPKVRAMEIITELEQIPRGPYCGTLFYSGFDGRSDSNILIRTFVIAEGLLRCSVGGGVVVASDPAAEYAETLHKAAGMLRALEAWQQAAH from the coding sequence TTGACCCCGATCGTCGAACAACTTGATCCGTCTCCATCGGTCGGCACGGCCCTCCGACAGATGGAAGGCCGCGGCAGCCCGATTCTCTTCGACAGCTCCCTGCTCCGCCCTCCGCTCGGTCGGTATTCGAGCCTGTCGGCCGACCCCGTTCGTGTGTATCGGCTCGATGAACCGACGGCCGATCCGTTCTCGGCGATCCGCCGTGACCTGGCAGCCTTCGGGACGATGCCTTCTCTGCCCGACCTCGGGGGCTTCGTGGGAGGAGCGGCCGGCTTCCTGAGCTACGAGATGGGGCGGTCGTTCGAGAGACTTCCGGTCCCCCGCCTCCCCGGCGCTCCGCTCCCGGCGATGCACGTCGGCCTCTATGACTGGTCGATCGTCTGGGATCACTTCACGGGTCGCTGCTGGATCGCCAGCACCGGCTTCCCGGAGACTAGCGAGACGGCGCGTCTGGCGCGAGCTCGGGATCGCATCCGACAGGTCCGGGAATGGCTCGGTGCTCCGCCCCTGGCCGCACCGCAAACGGTGCCGGACGGTGGAGTGGAAATCGATGGCCACTCGCTGGCGATGCCGTCCCTTCCTCTGCTCAAGAGCAACTTCACCCGGCCGCAGTACCTGGAGGCGGTTGCTCGCGTTGTCGAATACATCCGGGCCGGCGATATCTTCCAGGCCAACCTCTCGCAGCAGCTCAACCACCCCTTCGGGGGTTCGCCCGTGGAGCTCTACGAGATCCTGCGGAAGGTCAATCCGGCGCCGTTCGCTGGCTACATGGCCGCAGACGGCTGGGCGATCGCCAGCGCCTCGCCCGAGCGGTTCTTCGAAGTCCGCGGCGACGAGGTCTCGACCCGGCCCATCAAGGGGACCCGCCGCCGCTGGCACGACCGACCGGAGGCGGACCTGTTCCGCGCGGACGAGCTCCGCGAGAGCGACAAGGATCTTTCCGAGAACGTCATGATCGTCGACCTGCTCCGCAACGACCTCTCGCGGGTCTGCCGGCCGGGATCGATCCGCGTTCCCCAGCTCTGCCGCGTCGAGACCTACGAGACCGTCCAGCACCTCGTCTCCGAAGTCCGGGGCGAACTCCAGTCCGGCCGTGACTTCTGGGACACCCTCAGCGCGGCCTTTCCCGGAGGATCGATCACCGGCGCCCCGAAGGTCCGGGCAATGGAGATCATCACGGAATTGGAGCAGATCCCCCGCGGCCCCTACTGCGGCACGCTCTTCTACTCCGGCTTCGACGGCCGCTCGGACAGCAACATCCTGATCCGGACGTTCGTGATAGCCGAGGGGCTTCTTCGCTGCTCGGTCGGCGGAGGAGTGGTCGTGGCGTCCGATCCGGCGGCCGAGTACGCGGAGACGCTTCACAAGGCGGCGGGGATGCTGCGGGCTCTCGAAGCGTGGCAACAGGCCGCCCATTGA
- the map gene encoding type I methionyl aminopeptidase → MRRLFTLGKGSRLPTYNSPEEREGLRAAGAFNASVLDLLRSEVRPGITTDHLDRIAEEYTRDHGHIPACYGYHGYPKTICTSINEVVCHGIPSNDVLRDGDIVNVDCTTIVDGWYGDCSETFLIGDVSDDARRLVQAAFDALWVGIDTVKPYSSVIEIGFAIAKFGRLNGFGVVETFQGHGIGRQFHQDPGVPHVPFRKSRKDILVPGVSFTIEPMLNLGGKETVGPLADGWTVVTADRSLSAQFEHQLLMTETGPEILTATRNGPQRGHRFLPQSAQSIG, encoded by the coding sequence ATGCGACGCCTGTTTACCCTCGGGAAGGGATCTCGCCTTCCCACCTACAACTCGCCCGAAGAGCGGGAAGGACTGCGCGCCGCCGGAGCCTTCAACGCCAGCGTGCTCGACCTCCTCCGGTCCGAAGTCCGCCCCGGAATCACCACCGACCACCTCGACCGCATCGCCGAAGAATACACCCGGGACCACGGCCACATCCCCGCCTGCTACGGATACCACGGCTACCCGAAAACGATCTGCACGAGCATCAACGAAGTCGTCTGCCACGGCATTCCGTCCAATGACGTCCTCCGCGACGGAGACATCGTCAACGTCGACTGCACGACGATCGTCGACGGCTGGTATGGCGACTGTTCGGAAACATTCCTCATCGGCGACGTCTCGGACGACGCCCGGCGGCTGGTCCAGGCCGCCTTCGACGCCCTGTGGGTCGGGATCGACACGGTCAAGCCCTACAGCTCCGTGATCGAGATCGGCTTCGCGATCGCCAAGTTCGGCCGGCTCAACGGCTTCGGTGTCGTCGAGACCTTCCAGGGCCACGGGATCGGCCGGCAGTTCCATCAGGACCCCGGCGTCCCGCACGTTCCGTTTCGGAAAAGCCGCAAGGACATCCTCGTTCCTGGAGTCTCCTTCACGATCGAGCCGATGCTCAATCTCGGCGGCAAGGAGACCGTCGGCCCGCTGGCGGATGGATGGACCGTCGTCACGGCGGACCGCAGCCTCTCGGCCCAGTTCGAACATCAGCTCCTGATGACCGAGACCGGTCCTGAGATCCTGACGGCCACGCGGAACGGCCCGCAGCGAGGACATCGCTTCCTTCCTCAATCAGCTCAATCCATCGGATGA
- the trpE gene encoding anthranilate synthase component I, with translation MSPHTPFETVQSLAGSARLVPVYRQILGDNLTPISAFCNAGWGPEAFLFESVVGGEKVGRFSFLGGRPFLRLEATRKDVRITEGGRTTTLQSDNPLQLLQEKVDEYRSIHLPGLPRFCGGAVGYAGYDVIRYSERLPNAPPDDRELPDLSFAFYDEMVIFDHIRKTVLVVAHVRTDVADLRAEYARACAAIDDLCGRLERPSGLLPMRDINLSIEPQTRYVSNFAREEFEAGVEKCKEYIRAGDIFQVVISQRLEVDTSATPLDVYRALRVVNPSPFMFLLNSPDSSLVGSSPEIMVRVEDGIVTIRPLAGTRVRGQNEEEDAALAAELIADPKERAEHVMLVDLARNDVGRVAQYGTVEISDVMQVERYSHVMHITSNVHGRLKPDTSAMDALQAGLPAGTVSGAPKVRAMEIIDEIERHRRGPYAGAVGYIDFTGNMDTCIALRTLVMAGGKAYVQAGAGIVADSVPASEYQETLNKAKGLLKAIDVAERQLRRG, from the coding sequence ATGTCCCCGCACACCCCTTTCGAAACCGTTCAGTCGCTCGCCGGCTCCGCCCGGCTCGTCCCCGTGTACCGGCAGATCCTGGGGGACAACCTGACCCCGATCTCCGCCTTCTGCAACGCCGGCTGGGGACCGGAGGCGTTCCTCTTCGAGAGCGTCGTCGGCGGCGAGAAGGTGGGCCGGTTCAGCTTCCTCGGCGGCCGTCCGTTCCTCCGTCTCGAAGCGACCAGGAAGGACGTCCGGATTACCGAAGGGGGCCGGACGACGACGCTCCAGAGCGACAACCCGCTCCAACTCCTGCAGGAGAAGGTGGACGAGTACCGCTCGATCCATCTGCCGGGCCTGCCGCGGTTCTGCGGCGGAGCGGTCGGCTACGCGGGGTACGACGTTATCCGCTACTCAGAGCGGCTTCCGAACGCTCCGCCGGACGACCGTGAGCTGCCGGACCTCTCGTTCGCCTTCTACGACGAGATGGTGATCTTCGATCACATCCGCAAGACGGTCCTCGTCGTGGCGCACGTCCGCACCGACGTTGCCGACCTCCGGGCGGAATACGCCCGGGCCTGCGCCGCGATCGACGACCTGTGCGGCCGCCTCGAACGGCCGAGCGGCCTGTTGCCGATGCGGGACATCAACCTCTCCATCGAGCCGCAGACGCGGTACGTCTCGAACTTCGCCCGCGAGGAGTTCGAGGCGGGGGTCGAAAAGTGCAAGGAGTACATCCGCGCCGGCGACATCTTCCAGGTCGTCATCAGCCAGCGTCTGGAAGTCGACACCTCGGCCACACCGCTCGACGTCTACCGGGCCCTGCGGGTCGTGAACCCCAGTCCCTTCATGTTCCTCCTCAACTCGCCGGACAGCTCGCTCGTCGGCAGCTCGCCGGAGATCATGGTCCGGGTCGAGGACGGGATCGTGACGATCCGCCCGCTGGCGGGAACCCGCGTCCGCGGCCAGAACGAAGAAGAGGACGCGGCGCTCGCCGCCGAGTTGATCGCCGACCCCAAGGAGCGGGCCGAGCACGTCATGCTGGTGGACCTGGCGCGAAACGATGTCGGCCGGGTCGCGCAGTACGGCACGGTCGAGATCAGCGACGTGATGCAGGTCGAGCGGTACAGCCACGTGATGCACATCACGTCGAACGTCCACGGCCGCCTCAAGCCGGACACCTCCGCGATGGACGCCCTCCAGGCGGGCCTGCCGGCGGGAACCGTCTCCGGCGCCCCGAAGGTCCGGGCGATGGAGATCATCGACGAGATCGAGCGGCACCGCCGCGGCCCCTACGCCGGCGCGGTCGGCTACATCGACTTCACCGGCAACATGGACACCTGCATCGCGCTGCGGACGCTCGTGATGGCGGGAGGGAAGGCTTACGTTCAGGCCGGGGCCGGGATCGTGGCCGACAGTGTCCCGGCGAGCGAGTACCAGGAGACGCTCAACAAGGCCAAGGGGCTGCTGAAGGCGATCGACGTCGCCGAACGGCAGCTCCGCCGCGGCTGA